The Aminithiophilus ramosus genome contains a region encoding:
- the flgK gene encoding flagellar hook-associated protein FlgK, producing the protein MSTFSGLEMGKRALQYYRQGMETAGHNISNADVDGFSRQRVEVSTTAPYADVGLSNPWTAGQLGTGVKVDAIVRIRDAFLDAQYIEETSVQGYWETLEEALDYAELFVNEPLTNEEGGTFKTALDSLWSSLQELAKRPDDTSVRDALLEESQSLTTYLNQLSTNYSQYRDSLNEDLALKVEEANTYIDQIAALNVTIKEVQGTGGNPNDLLDRRDLLVENLAGLVDINVSDSAYDSDGDFKIDIDGKLLVQGGTTRHLVLASVAGNEGYYDVQIESNTFDYVDNPDVVTVGFSQSSPEAVHDITIRRLATETAWKIGQATDPETGLGRLKPQSADEALGIKGTFSLQVGSSGTQVTSAAQKDGVVLSNPGTLGQQEYSFRVAWGDNESVVDVTWDDTSKTWTLSDNSGAESVSTAGSDLTVDDLQSFLGGYTGLTANSDGTRLTLKSTDNHLLSLTDIKGDLLSGELQTANDAPVVTIEVTEEDSLETIRNKINGAYGSDGGPSSPDEWLVASIEEGTDGTFSLVLQSQVIGEAARINVLGDEQGSFYVAQRLGLVAADGSTSVVQKAEDAVVTVDNFTYLSDCNDFSKARLVTSANGYRADTLQEVSQGMNFHLNSVGSATATVRHAVTGGEIAGLMTARDDYLLSHMNVFDELAYSLALEMNAVHYAGHGTGDNENVTGTAYFTPIATRQGAAEKLEVGAELLEDPSLLAASGDDGTGKSLGSGDGSNALAMAQLKQATVLSNGTASFDGYYESFIAQLGTQGQRATTMSTNQKALTDQIESQRQSVMGVNIDEEMMDIIKFQQAFNAMARYITTIDEMLDRVINGMGNVGR; encoded by the coding sequence ATGAGCACCTTTTCCGGCCTCGAAATGGGAAAGAGGGCCCTTCAGTACTACCGCCAGGGCATGGAAACGGCAGGCCACAACATCTCCAACGCCGATGTCGATGGATTCTCCAGGCAGCGCGTCGAGGTCTCCACGACGGCGCCCTACGCCGACGTCGGCCTGAGCAATCCCTGGACGGCGGGGCAGCTCGGCACGGGCGTCAAAGTCGACGCCATCGTCCGCATCCGCGACGCCTTTCTCGACGCCCAGTACATCGAGGAGACCTCCGTCCAGGGCTATTGGGAGACCCTCGAAGAGGCCCTGGACTACGCCGAGCTCTTCGTCAACGAGCCCCTGACCAACGAGGAGGGAGGCACCTTCAAGACGGCTCTGGACAGCCTCTGGTCCAGCCTCCAGGAACTGGCCAAACGCCCCGACGACACCTCCGTTCGCGATGCCCTCCTCGAGGAAAGCCAGAGCCTCACCACCTACCTGAACCAGCTCTCGACCAACTACAGCCAGTACAGAGACTCCCTCAACGAAGACCTCGCCCTCAAAGTGGAAGAGGCCAACACCTACATCGACCAGATCGCCGCCCTCAACGTGACCATCAAGGAAGTCCAGGGAACGGGAGGCAACCCCAACGACCTCCTGGACCGGCGCGACCTCCTCGTCGAAAATCTGGCCGGCCTCGTCGACATCAACGTCTCCGACTCGGCCTACGACAGCGACGGCGACTTCAAGATCGACATCGACGGCAAGCTCCTCGTCCAGGGGGGGACGACGCGTCACCTCGTCCTCGCCTCCGTGGCCGGCAACGAAGGCTACTACGACGTCCAGATCGAAAGCAACACCTTCGACTACGTCGACAACCCCGATGTCGTCACCGTCGGCTTCAGCCAGTCCTCGCCCGAGGCCGTCCACGACATCACCATCCGGCGCCTCGCCACCGAAACGGCCTGGAAGATCGGCCAGGCGACGGACCCCGAGACGGGGCTGGGGCGCCTCAAACCCCAGAGCGCCGACGAGGCGCTGGGCATCAAAGGCACCTTCTCCCTCCAGGTGGGCAGCTCGGGGACTCAGGTCACCTCGGCGGCCCAGAAGGACGGCGTCGTCCTCTCCAACCCTGGAACACTGGGCCAGCAGGAGTACAGCTTCCGCGTTGCCTGGGGCGACAACGAAAGCGTCGTCGACGTCACCTGGGACGACACGTCCAAGACCTGGACCCTCAGCGACAACAGCGGAGCCGAATCGGTCTCGACGGCCGGATCGGACCTCACCGTCGACGACCTCCAGAGCTTCCTCGGAGGCTACACGGGCCTCACGGCCAACAGCGACGGCACCCGCCTCACCCTCAAATCGACGGACAACCACCTCCTCTCCCTGACGGACATCAAGGGGGATCTCCTCTCGGGCGAACTCCAGACGGCCAACGACGCTCCCGTCGTGACCATCGAAGTGACCGAAGAGGACAGCCTCGAGACGATCCGCAACAAGATCAACGGCGCCTACGGCTCCGACGGGGGACCGTCGAGCCCCGACGAATGGCTCGTCGCCTCCATCGAGGAGGGGACGGACGGCACCTTCTCCCTCGTCCTCCAGAGCCAGGTCATCGGCGAGGCGGCCCGCATCAACGTCCTCGGCGACGAACAGGGCAGCTTCTACGTCGCCCAGCGCCTGGGCCTCGTCGCCGCCGACGGATCGACCAGCGTCGTCCAGAAGGCCGAAGACGCCGTCGTCACCGTCGACAACTTCACCTACCTCTCGGACTGCAACGATTTCAGCAAGGCCCGCCTCGTCACGTCGGCCAACGGCTACAGGGCCGACACGCTCCAGGAGGTGAGTCAGGGCATGAATTTCCACCTCAACAGCGTCGGCAGCGCCACAGCCACCGTCCGCCACGCCGTCACGGGCGGCGAGATCGCCGGCCTCATGACGGCCCGCGACGACTACCTCCTGAGTCACATGAACGTCTTCGACGAACTGGCCTATTCCCTGGCCCTGGAGATGAACGCCGTCCACTACGCCGGTCACGGCACGGGCGACAACGAAAACGTCACCGGCACGGCCTACTTCACCCCCATCGCCACCCGCCAGGGGGCCGCGGAGAAGCTGGAAGTCGGCGCCGAACTCCTCGAAGACCCCAGCCTCCTCGCCGCCTCGGGCGACGACGGCACGGGCAAAAGCCTGGGATCGGGCGACGGCAGCAACGCCCTCGCCATGGCCCAGCTCAAACAGGCCACCGTTCTTTCCAACGGCACGGCCAGCTTCGACGGCTACTACGAATCTTTCATCGCCCAGTTGGGCACCCAGGGACAGCGGGCCACGACGATGTCCACGAACCAGAAGGCCCTCACCGATCAGATCGAATCGCAGCGCCAGTCCGTCATGGGCGTCAACATCGACGAAGAGATGATGGACATCATCAAGTTTCAGCAGGCCTTCAACGCCATGGCCCGTTACATCACCACCATCGACGAGATGCTCGATCGCGTCATCAACGGCATGGGCAACGTCGGCCGCTAG